A genomic window from Prunus persica cultivar Lovell chromosome G2, Prunus_persica_NCBIv2, whole genome shotgun sequence includes:
- the LOC18786057 gene encoding transducin beta-like protein 3, whose amino-acid sequence MASLPLKKNYRCVPSLQQFYSGGPFVVSSDGSFIACKCGDSIKIVDTSNASIRSTIEGDSEDVTALALSPDDKLLFSSGHSRQIRIWDLATFKCVRSWKGHDGPVMGMACHPSGGLLATAGADRKVLVWDVDGSFCTHYFKGHKGVVSSVLFHPDPTKSLLFSASDDTTVHVWDLLAKKCVATLNGHHSTVTSMALSEDGTTLLTAGRDKVVILWNLHDFSCMKTVTTYEVLEGVCAIHSGPLLSSCLSSCKQKSGKKSGLPAICFITVGERGVVRIWNSEGAVCLFEQKSSDVTPSSDGDESKRGFTAAVLLPSDKGLLCVTADQEFLLYSPVKVPEGTLEFVLSKRLVGYNDEIVDMKFLGDEEQFLAVATNIEQVRVYDVASMSCSYVLAGHTGIVLCLDTCVSSCGRTLIVTGSKDNTVRLWESESRCCLGLGIGHMGSIGAIAFSKKRKDFFVSGSSDRTLKVWNLDGLPDNGEKPINLKAKAGVAAHDKDINSVAVAPNDSLVCSGSQDRTACVWRLPDLVPVVVLKGHKRGVWSVEFSPVDQCVITASGDKTIKIWAISDGSCLKTFEGHTTSVLRASFLTRGTQFVSCGADGLLKLWMVKTDECIATYDQHENKVYALAVGKNTEMLATGSSDAVINLWYDCTASDKEEAFRREEEGVLKNQELENAVLDADFTKAIQVAFELRKPHKLYECFSQVWRKRKNEKQIEKSLQTLGKEELKLLFEYVREWNTKPKLCHVAHFVLSKVFSILNPIEITEIKGIDEVLEGLLSYSQRHFSRMDRHVTSTFLVNYTLTGMSVIEPETDTRVMDDRSLMHSVGDDENGTLIQELEDEEQKQTSQGLKEKAVSKKRKSKKSKDGVNKKVKGSSL is encoded by the exons ATGGCGTCTCTACCTCTGAAGAAGAACTACCGTTGCGTGCCCTCTCTGCAACAGTTCTACTCCGGCGGGCCCTTCGTGGTCTCATCCGACGGCTCCTTCATCGCCTGCAAGTGCGGCGACTCCATTAAGATAGTGGACACCTCCAACGCCTCAATTCGGTCGACCATTGAAGGCGACTCTGAGGACGTTACAGCTTTGGCCCTTAGCCCCGACGACAAGTTGCTCTTCTCCTCTGGCCACAGTCGCCAAATTAGGATTTGGGACCTCGCCACCTTCAAGTGTGTGCGTTCTTGGAAG GGTCATGATGGGCCTGTTATGGGAATGGCTTGTCACCCATCTGGGGGATTGCTTGCGACTGCAGGAGCTGATAGGAAGGTTCTTGTTTGGGATGTTGATGGTAGCTTCTGCACTCATTACTTTAAAGGTCACAAAGGAGTTGTTTCTAGTGTTCTCTTCCATCCCGATCCTACTAAATCACTT ctTTTCTCCGCAAGTGATGATACAACTGTGCATGTTTGGGACCTATTAGCCAAGAAGTGTGTTGCAACGCTTAATGGGCATCACTCGACAGTCACTTCTATGGCACTATCTGAAGATGGGACGACGTTGCTCACAGCTGGAAGAGATAAG GTTGTAATCTTGTGGAACCTTCATGACTTTAGCTGCATGAAGACTGTAACAACATATGAGGTCCTTGAAGGTGTGTGCGCAATCCATTCTGGACCCCTGTTATCTTCCTGTTTGAGTTCCTGCAAGCAGAAGAGTGGGAAGAAAAGTGGGTTACCTGCAATATGTTTTATAACAGTTGGTGAACGCGGGGTTGTACGGATTTGGAATTCTGAAGG TGCAGTTTGCCTATTTGAGCAAAAGTCCTCAGATGTTACTCCCTCCTCAGATGGGGATGAATCGAAAAGGGGTTTCACTGCCGCTGTCCTGCTACCGTCAGATAAAGGGCTGCTTTGTGTGACTGCTGATCAGGAGTTCCTTTTATATTCCCCAGTTAAGGTTCCCGAAGGGACGTTGGAATTTGTCCTAAGCAAAAGACTTGTAGGATACAATGATGAGATTGTGGATATGAAGTTTTTAGGTGATGAGGAACAATTTCTTGCTGTTGCCACAAATATTGAACAG GTACGAGTATATGATGTTGCATCCATGTCGTGTTCTTATGTGCTGGCAGGTCATACTGGAATTGTTCTATGTCTTGACACCTGCGTATCAAGTTGTGGAAGAACACTTATAGTGACTGGAAGCAAGGACAACACT GTTCGGTTGTGGGAATCAGAAAGTAGATGTTGCCTTGGTCTTGGCATAGGTCACATGGGAAGTATTGGAGCTATTGCTTTCTCAAAAAAGCGTAAAGACTTTTTCGTTAGTGGTAGTAG TGATCGTACCCTCAAGGTGTGGAATTTGGATGGTCTTCCAGACAATGGGGAAAAGCCTATAAATTTGAAAGCAAAGGCTGGTGTAGCAGCCCACGATAAGGATATCAATTCAGTAGCTGTTGCACCTAATGATAGTTTAGTTTGTAGTGGTTCACAG GATCGCACTGCTTGTGTCTGGAGGCTTCCAGATCTTGTACCAGTAGTTGTACTTAAGGGTCATAAAAGGGGCGTTTGGTCTGTAGAATTTTCTCCAGTTGATCAATGTGTTATAACAGCTTCTGGTGACAAAACAATAAAGATATGGGCCATATCTGACGGTTCATGCTTGAAAACATTTGAAGGGCATACAACAAGTGTATTAAGAGCATCATTCCTTACTCGTGGAACCCAGTTTGTTTCTTGCG GTGCTGATGGTTTGTTAAAGCTGTGGATGGTCAAAACCGATGAATGCATTGCTACATATGATCAGCATGAGAACAAG GTTTATGCCTTAGCTGTTGGAAAGAACACAGAAATGCTTGCAACTGGCAGCAGTGATGCTGTCATCAATCTATGGTACGATTGTACTGCCTCTGATAAAGAGGAAGCTTTTCGTAGAGAG GAGGAAGGTGTTTTAAAGAATCAAGAACTAGAAAATGCTGTATTAGATGCTGACTTTACTAAAGCAATCCAAGTTGCCTTCGAGCTTCGCAAGCCTCATAAGCTTTATGAGTGTTTTTCTCAAGTTTGGAG gaagagaaaaaatgaaaagcagATAGAGAAATCCCTTCAGACCCTTGGCAAGGAAGAGCTCAAGCTATTATTTGAATACGTTCGAGAATGGAATACAAAGCCAAAGCTCTGTCATGTTGCACACTTCGTGCTTTCTAAAGTTTTCAGCATCCTTAATCCAATAGAGATTACTGAG ATAAAAGGCATTGACGAAGTCCTTGAAGGTCTCTTGTCGTATTCCCAGAGGCATTTTAGCAGGATGGACAGGCATGTAACAAGCACATTTTTGGTAAACTACACTCTTACTGGAATGTCAGTCATTGAACCAGAGACAGATACAAGAGTAATGGATGACAGGTCTTTGATGCACTCTGTTGGTGATGATGAGAATGGGACGTTAATACAGGAACTTGAAGATGAGGAGCAAAAGCAGACCTCTCAAGggttgaaagaaaaagcagtttCGAAGAAACGGAAatcaaagaaatcaaaagatGGTGTCAATAAGAAAGTTAAGGGATCCAGCTTATAA
- the LOC18786977 gene encoding uncharacterized protein LOC18786977: MKQTHLPLLVLVVLTPFIINHLKVMATSLLVNMNLIMAAIIILCNISSVSSTNTNTNTSLPPPMSPRNQYEEIGAAIGEMQSGNYFTFVMLMNMVGPFDERLEKNVTFLMPNDQMLSEVVLPVAVAHEEGDAVMDLLLRHSIPSPLLFEYLEHIPTGSTIPSSKPGYLLRVSNNASNNAGRYFYLNNVKIVKPNVCAASASSIRCHGIDGVLAALAPPPPPLPPPPDQDDDSCSDKAPPASSSPVDDNPNTPAAVPASPPTDPANLKSSAATSSLFLSSHEQGRGLRMSLTSCAILLSVFISMI; encoded by the coding sequence ATGAAACAGACACATCTACCTCTCCTCGTCCTCGTCGTCCTCACCCCTTTCATAATCAACCACCTGAAAGTCATGGCCACCTCCTTACTTGTGAATATGAATCTGATCATGGCTGCAATAATAATACTCTGCAATATTTCATCAGTTTCttctacaaatacaaatacaaatacttCTCTTCCTCCACCTATGAGCCCGAGGAATCAATATGAAGAGATTGGCGCTGCCATAGGAGAGATGCAAAGCGGCAACTACTTCACCTTTGTAATGCTGATGAACATGGTAGGCCCCTTTGATGAGAGACTAGAAAAGAACGTCACTTTCTTGATGCCCAACGATCAGATGCTATCAGAGGTGGTGTTGCCAGTGGCAGTGGCACATGAGGAGGGGGACGCTGTTATGGATTTGTTGCTTCGTCATTCAATCCCTTCACCATTGCTTTTCGAGTATTTGGAACATATCCCAACAGGTTCAACAATTCCCAGTTCAAAGCCAGGCTACTTACTCAGAGTCTCCAACAATGCCAGCAACAATGCAGGGAGGTATTTCTATCTCAACAATGTCAAAATTGTTAAACCAAATGTATGCGCTGCATCGGCCTCTTCTATTCGATGCCATGGCATAGACGGGGTTCTAGCAGCACTagcacctcctcctcctcctttaccaccaccacctgatcaagatgatgattcttgTTCTGATAAAGCTCCTCCAGCCTCATCATCACCCGTTGATGATAATCCAAATACACCAGCTGCAGTGCCTGCCTCGCCCCCAACTGACCCAGCAAATTTAAAATCATCAGCTGCTACctcttctctgtttctttcGTCTCATGAACAAGGTCGTGGTTTGAGGATGTCATTGACCAGCTGTGCTATATTGCTGTCCGTTTTCATCTCTATGATCTAG